From the genome of Biomphalaria glabrata chromosome 1, xgBioGlab47.1, whole genome shotgun sequence, one region includes:
- the LOC129926930 gene encoding uncharacterized protein LOC129926930 codes for MSPKTRTQRWLELFDIAKEKQVPKPEEWVHRQEEKEYQAKVHCNMTLTTDIIGEAIALAEKLNIPSHERERWFDNKLAEFDRENDRRRQEELKRELLELKNTEFKAEQKNDATLTRIYQKAQLRKRTAYLEDGFLKKITFHKYNVIEQIYVPKKFRKQIIKAKHKFYDTIHMSVTSTKKRIAKEYYWPSLTKDVKKYINKCLHCQWDHYEKQTQKKSNITKTKNEPDYKVRIDNNESMNHDSSKSKGTSLPTTCPPLPVTICPSLPATSSTCPSLPDNTSPPLPSTFPSLTTDDDFIHQDLNKTASASNTMIGIEHFCYNQDKSHEPEPEAEIKETYTQSTLAIPDKSETVQSDSITHTSIPHLKEYESTNEAITTKNIESQRIVHEHMKSRQFDQGDKVKLLLPDFSNKLFYKWQGPFHIIRKISNLLYEININKSTKVIHVHMFEHYHETDNEDIKAEAEHFTSLATIPEEEEETSSTPIPEIDVSLPASNQIDIPKVITLDDIAASNHIDIPKVITLNDIALQTVKNIKVFTDHADFFTSVSETFPVLQFERNPESNNIDNTKFHPPSTQGATFLQKGTNELLQHCCIDRLNSDMFSHCSIEHSNAKHSATIVLQRQSSSTRKLSFGFGQFLFSPNSNAVQSESICEINMTWRQQLHKLKDLFFKFRKCTSMSAIQKGSELYISTLHMYYSIFSAT; via the coding sequence ATGTCTCCAAAGAcaagaacacaaagatggttagaattatttgacatagctaaagaaaaacaagtacCTAAACCAGAAGAATGGGTTCATCGacaggaagaaaaagaatatcaagcAAAAGTACATTGTAACATGACTTTAACAACAGACATAATAGGTGAAGCCATAGCTTTAGCAGAAAAACTCAACATTCCTTCACATGAACGAGAAAGAtggtttgataataaattagctGAGTTCGACAGAGAAAACGACAGAAGACGGCAAGAAGAACTAAAACGAGAATTATTAGAATTGAAAAATACCGAATTCAAAGCTGAACAAAAGAATGATGCaacattaacaagaatataCCAGAAAGCTCAATTAAGAAAGCGTACAGCATATCTCGAAGATGGATTTCTCAAGAAGATTACTTTCCACAAGTACAATGTCattgaacaaatatatgtaccAAAGAAGTtcagaaaacaaataattaaagcaAAGCATAAGTTTTATGACACTATACATATGAGTGTAACAAGTACTAAGAAGAGAATTGCCAAAGAATATTATTGGCCTAGCTTgaccaaagatgtcaagaaatacattaataaatgtttacattgtcaATGGGATCATTAtgagaaacaaactcaaaagaaaagcaacataactaaaacaaagaatgaacCAGACTACAAAGTCAGAATTGACAACAATGAATCTATGAATCATGACTCAAGCAAATCTAAAGGGACATCACTGCCTACTACATGTCCACCCCTACCTGTTACTatatgtccatccctacctgctACTAGttctacatgtccatccctacctgacaatacaagcccACCTCTACCAAGTACTTTCCCATCCCTAACCACTGATGATGACTTCATACATCAAGACTTGAATAAGACTGCATCTGCATCAAATACTATGATAGGCATTGAACATTTTtgctacaatcaagacaagtctcatgaaccagaaccagaagcagaaattaaagaaacttatactcaatcaactttggctataccagacaaaagtgAAACTGTTCAATCTGACTCTAtcactcatacaagtattcctcatttgaaagaatatGAGTCAACTAACGAAGCCATTACAACAAAGAATattgaaagtcaaagaatagtacatgaacacatgaaatcaagacaGTTTGATCAAGGAGATAAAGTCAaattactgttaccagatttcagtaacaaactgttttacaaatggcaaggtcctttccacatcatcagaaagatttccaacctgctttatgaaatcaacaTCAACAAGTCAACCAAAGTaattcatgttcatatgtttgaacattaccatgaaacagataatgaagacatcaaagcagaagctgaacattttacaagcttagcaactattcctgaggaagaagaagaaacatcatcaacacccattcctgagatagatgtttcattaccagcatcaaatcaaattgacattccaaaggtcatcactctggatgACATAGCAGCATCAAATCacattgacattcccaaggtcatcactctgaatgacatagcactacaaacagtgaagaacattaaagtgtttacagaccatgcagatttctttaccagtgtttctgagacatttccagtactgcaatttgaaagaaacccagagagcaacaacattgacaacaccaagtttcatcctccgtccactcaaggggcaacttttcttcagaaaggaacaaatgaacttcttcaacattgctgtattgaccgattgaactcagacatgttcagtcattgctctattgaacattctaatgcaaagcattctgctaccattgttctacagcgtcaaagttcatcaaccagaaaattgagttttggtttcggacagttcttattttcaccaaactcaaacgcggttcaatcagaaagtatctgtgagatcaatatgacatggagacaacagcttcataaactgaaagaccttttcttcaagtttagaaaatgcacatccatgtcggcaattcagaagggttccgaactttacatttctactctacatatgtactatagcatatttagtgccacttga